A window of Verrucomicrobiia bacterium genomic DNA:
TCCTCCTTAGGATGTGGGCACTTTATACCATAAAAGTGCCCATTTGTCAATGAGAAGGGCCCTTACTTGGGTGTAGATGGTTGAGCCGTTTTCAATGCCTCCAGGGGCAGGAGTGCGCACTTGAGACGTATAGGAGAGAGCGGGATGCCCAGCAGTTCGGCCACCTGATCAGTTGTCCAATCCTGACAGGTGGAAAAGGGTTTCCCCTGCAGCTCTTCTGCAAGTAGGTCGGCACTTGCGGCGCACACAGAGCAGGCACGGGTTTGGTGCCTGATCTCGGTTATTATCCCGTTAGCTACCCGGATCTGCCAGGTCAGTTCATCGCCGCAGGAAAGGTTGGCGCCTTCTGCTGTGTGAGTTGCGCCATCCACTGCCCCCTTAAACAGGGGGTTTTGCGAGCGGTCTATGATTTGTTGTTGGAATACATTAAGCATAGCCAAAAGGCACTAGGGCCTCTCTCAAAGCTTCTTCCAAGCGCGCTGCGTCCTCAGTGGAGTTGTACAACCCTACACTTACCCGCAGGGAGCCTGGTAGGTTACGTGCAGCGTGCAGGGGTTGGGCGCATTGGTGCCCGGCACGTACGCAAATATGTTTATCGGCTAGGAACTGTGCCAAATCGTGCGGGTGTACTTTCTCGTGGCTAATGGAAATTATCCCGCTACTAGGATGAGGGTCACCCAAGATGCTCACACCTGGTACTTTCTCGAGTGCTGCCCGGAGGACAGTACTTACTTCTTCTGTATGGGTGCGGACTGCCTCCATGCCAATTCGTTCCAGGTAGGAAAGGGCGGCGCCAAAGCCTAAAATGCCCTCAGTATTAGGCGAGCCTGCCTCCAGCCGCTCGGGAAGGGCGGCGTAGCTTGTCTCGGGGAGGGAGACCTTAGAAATCATGCCACCACCAGTGCGGTAGGGAGCAAGCTGTTCAAGTAGGGGTGTCCTCCCCCAGAGGAGTCCCACGCCACTTGGCCCGTACATTTTATGTGCACTGAGCACTAACGCATCACAGCCAAGCGTGCGGAGCGAAAGGGGAAGGTGCGCGGCAGCTTGCGAAGCATCCAGGAAAAACCAGGGACGTCTCCCCTGCTTACCTAGCAAGTTTTGAATTTCACCTACGGGAAGAAGCGTGCCAAAAACATTGGAAACAAGGCTAAGGCTAACAACCCGGGTTCTTTCACTAAGGCTCTCCCCTAGCTGTTCCAAGTCAATCTGGCCATTTTCCAGGTTCCGTATGAACAAAATCCGTGCACCACAGGTTTTTACCATCTCCTGCCAGGGAACAATGTTTGCGTGATGTTCGCTCTCAGAAAGGATAATTTCATCTCCTTCCTGGAGCGTGTGGGCTATACCATGTGCTAGCAGGTTCAGGGACTCCGTAGCGCCTGAGGTAAAAATGACCTCGCTTTCCTCTGGGGCATCAAAGAAATGCCAAGCCAGTTGGCGAATGGTGGCAATGGCAGAAGTGGCGGCTACCCCTGCTTCATACAAGCTGCGCCCTACAGGTGCGCACTCCTGTACATAGTACTGAGCTACACGCTCAATAACCTCGCGGGGCTTTTGCGTGGTAGCGGCACTATCCAGATAAAGAATATCGGGACGATGGCTAAAGAAGGGAAAGTCAGTCTTGTACATCGGAGAGGAATGCTTCAATGAGGAGTTTTTCAGAGTCTTCAGGCGAGAGCCCGCGGCTTTCTAGATAGAACAAATCTGTAGGGGTAATGGTACGTACGGTGGCCGCATGTGAACACTTTACCCCGTTATTGAGGATTTCCAGTGATGGGGTTGTCCAGCTTTGGGCTTTTGACCCAATGAGGAGGCTGTGATGGTTCAGGTACGACTCACACTCCCGGCTTCCTGGCTCAATGCGGATCATGCCGCGGTAGCGGGGACCTGCGGTGTCGCGCACAAGCGTTTTAATGAGGGTCTCTGCCTTGGTGCGTGGCGCATGGTGAACCACTGCCGTCTCCAGGGATGGCGTGTCAGTGTCTGTAGCTTCAACCAGCCCCACAATGAGTACTTGCGTGTCACTTTCCCGGAGGTGGAATGTATGCACCTGCTCCCCCTCCTCCTGCTTAATTAAGTAGCGGAAGGTCCCCCGAGGTACTTCAATGTCACGCTCAGACGGGCTGACAACAATGGTCTGAGCTTCAGAAATGGAGAGGCGCTTGGACTGCATGGCTATCCCACACTCCCTTCCATCTGGAGTTCAACCAACCGGTTCATTTCTACGGCGTACTCCATGGGGAGTTCTTTAACGATAGGCTCTAAGAAACCGTTCACAATAAGCGCACTGGCTTCGGCCTCGGAAAGGCCGCGGCTTTCTAGGTAAAAAAGCTGCTCTTCCCCCACCTTGGATACGGTGGCCTCGTGTTCTACTTGGGCTTGGGACTGCTGGATGTCCATAGTGGGGTAGGTATCGGACTCTGAGGCATCATCTAAGAGAAGGGCGTCGCAAACCACCTTGCTGGTCATGCCGTGCGACCGCTTGTTCCCCTTCACAATGCCACGGTACGATGTCCGGCCGCCCGTATGCGAGACAGACTTAGAGGTAATGAGGGAGCTGGTGTTGGGGGCTAGGTGAAAGATTTTACTTCCGGCATCCAAATGCTGTCCTTCGCCAGCCAGGGCAAGGGACAGAATTTCGGCGCGGGAACCTTCACCAATCAGGAAGACCGAAGGGTACTTCATGGTGATCTTGGAGCCAAGGTTGCAATCTACCCATTCCATGGTGGCGTTTTTCTGGGCAGTTGCCCGCTTGGTAACCAAGTTGTACACGTTGGATGACCAGTTCTGAATGGTGGTGTAGCGGCAGCGTGCCCCTTCTTTAACAATCACCTCTACCACCGCAGCGTGCAGCGAATCAGAACTGTAGGTGGGCGCAGAGCATCCTTCTACGTAGTGCACGTAGGCATCTTCTTCCACTACGATAAGTGTCCGTTCAAACTGCCCTGCATTGCG
This region includes:
- a CDS encoding iron-sulfur cluster assembly scaffold protein, which translates into the protein MLNVFQQQIIDRSQNPLFKGAVDGATHTAEGANLSCGDELTWQIRVANGIITEIRHQTRACSVCAASADLLAEELQGKPFSTCQDWTTDQVAELLGIPLSPIRLKCALLPLEALKTAQPSTPK
- a CDS encoding cysteine desulfurase; this translates as MYKTDFPFFSHRPDILYLDSAATTQKPREVIERVAQYYVQECAPVGRSLYEAGVAATSAIATIRQLAWHFFDAPEESEVIFTSGATESLNLLAHGIAHTLQEGDEIILSESEHHANIVPWQEMVKTCGARILFIRNLENGQIDLEQLGESLSERTRVVSLSLVSNVFGTLLPVGEIQNLLGKQGRRPWFFLDASQAAAHLPLSLRTLGCDALVLSAHKMYGPSGVGLLWGRTPLLEQLAPYRTGGGMISKVSLPETSYAALPERLEAGSPNTEGILGFGAALSYLERIGMEAVRTHTEEVSTVLRAALEKVPGVSILGDPHPSSGIISISHEKVHPHDLAQFLADKHICVRAGHQCAQPLHAARNLPGSLRVSVGLYNSTEDAARLEEALREALVPFGYA
- a CDS encoding SufD family Fe-S cluster assembly protein, whose amino-acid sequence is MQSKRLSISEAQTIVVSPSERDIEVPRGTFRYLIKQEEGEQVHTFHLRESDTQVLIVGLVEATDTDTPSLETAVVHHAPRTKAETLIKTLVRDTAGPRYRGMIRIEPGSRECESYLNHHSLLIGSKAQSWTTPSLEILNNGVKCSHAATVRTITPTDLFYLESRGLSPEDSEKLLIEAFLSDVQD
- the sufB gene encoding Fe-S cluster assembly protein SufB, translated to MSTPTFTPTEYSLGFSDPEEYLARTPKGLSETTVRAISAFKKEPEWMLEKRLEAYGIFCDKPMPTWGADLSELDFEEMTYFLRSQDRPGRSWDDVPDRIKETFERIGVPEAERKFLAGVGAQYESEVVYHSLKEEWEKQGVIFLDMDSALREYPEIVRQHFGTLIPANDNKFAALNTAVWSGGSFVYIPKGVRMDIPLQAYFRINARNAGQFERTLIVVEEDAYVHYVEGCSAPTYSSDSLHAAVVEVIVKEGARCRYTTIQNWSSNVYNLVTKRATAQKNATMEWVDCNLGSKITMKYPSVFLIGEGSRAEILSLALAGEGQHLDAGSKIFHLAPNTSSLITSKSVSHTGGRTSYRGIVKGNKRSHGMTSKVVCDALLLDDASESDTYPTMDIQQSQAQVEHEATVSKVGEEQLFYLESRGLSEAEASALIVNGFLEPIVKELPMEYAVEMNRLVELQMEGSVG